The DNA region aaggaacatTTCAGtaatagaagaagaagaaggttCCAGGCTTGGGAGATCATCATTTCTGGCAGCAGCCTGACCTGAGATCTCTGACCACAACTTCCAGGCAGGCCCACAGAGATAGAAGACAGAACACTAGAACACACCCTAGAGTtacatgccctttttttttttttttttggccgagccccttggcttgtggaatcttagttccccgaccagggattgaactcacaccctcggcagtgaaaacgcaagagtcctaaccactggactgccagggaattcctgacacGCCCTTTCTTAAGAACTGGAGAAGATGATCAAGGTCCAGGTGAGGTTTGTTTTATCGATTTTATCCTTTGTTTCCCGGTGGACTTGTGGATGCTTCTAAACAAGTCTGGTGAAATGAGAACAGTATATGTTGATAAAAATCAGGATCTGTTGGAAAATAAATTTAGCCTGTAATCTTAAAATCAAGGCAAGTTCAGAAGCAAGATATGAGGGCCCTAGGGCTTGTACAAAGTTTTTAAGGTTGGAGCCTAGGTAGGTGGCTGTGTAAGACCCTTGGGTTGCCTTAGTTTTGAACTTGAGTCTACTTTTCTTGGCAGCCATTATAACAGGAAAATGTGAAACGTTACATGATTTGCATTGTCTGTGAGGAGAAGGCACACCAGTTCTTCAGGGGAAGTACACATTTCACTgctcttcaatcttttttttctttaaataaataaataaatttatttatttatttttggctgtgttgggtcttcgttgctacgcacaggctttctctagttgcggcgagcggggtctactcttcgttgtggtgcgcaggcttctcattgtggtggcttctcttgttgcagagcacgggctctaggtgcgtgggtttcagtagttgtggcacgcaggctcagtaattgtggtgcacgggcttagttgctccgcggcatgtgggatcttcctggaccagggatcaaacccatgtcccctgcattggcagatggattcttaaccactgcaccaccagggaagtccactctTCAATCTTAAGAAATTTCTTTTGCTAGCTCTTCAGAGACGTTTTGTGATAGACAGAACTCTCATTATCAGTTTTGTAATAAAGGCCTAAGATGTTTCCTCTGGCTTTTTCTTATCGTGTTCCTCGGACTAGGCATGCCAGAGCAGAACTCAATTGGACAAAATTCTTCTAAAGCAGTGTGCCTTGACAACAGAGCCTTCTAATAGTCTGACTTTACCCAGGAATAAAGCCTGGATTATCCAATAGAATGAATGGGCTGCTTGACCTTTGAGTGGTCCTCCATGAAGAAGAATTCTCTCAACCagatttttgttattgatttggcAGGAGACAGCTGAAAATTCTCCCTTTATAGCTTCTTAACCCTAGGTTCAAAAATGAAGTCAGAGCCAATTATTCTTGGTTTggtctttgtattttaattattcaaatgATACATGGCTACATTGGCATGCAAGAGATTCAAGCACACAGAGGTATCTGCACCAAAAGAGAATATCCCGTTTTACCTTTTCTTGCCAAACTCCCAACCCAAAGGTTAACAAATGTTAATAGTTTGGGTCTCCCACCAGTGTCTTTCTATAATTGatgtgtggtaaaatatacctaTATTTACGTTTAcatttatttccatatatatttttatatatgcatttctatatgcatacatatgtgtccttatacatatataattgaatatattaTTAAGATTTTTCACATGTCTGGGATCATACTGTATATACTATTTGGgggcttgatttttttcattgaaggtCATGGATACCAGTATATTTAAAACTACCtcattgaggacttccctggtggcacagtggttaagaatccacctgccagtgcaggggacacgggttcgattcctggtccgggaagatcccacatgctgcagagcaactaagcccgtgtgccacaactactgaagcctgcacacctagagcccatgctccacaacaagagaagcaactgcaatgtgaagcacgtgcaccacaatgaagagtagcccccactcgccacaactagagaaagcccgcgtgcagcaacgaaggcgcaacacagccaaaaatgaataaattaaataaattaaaaaataaaaatgaaaaataagtctaCCTCATTGATTTTAATGTTTGCGTAGTATTTTATATCATGGAGGTATAGCATACCCTGTCTGCCTCTGATGGATATCTAAATTATTGATAGATTTTTCATACTTATAAACAAAGACATTCTTACTGcacagtgttttttatttctatgcaaatattattttagtaCTTTTTTAGGCTGGGAAGGACTAATTTGTAGAATTCCATGGGGCAGTggtttgaatgtttgtgttccccccaaaatcATTTGTTGAAATCTTAAACCCCCAAAGATGATGGTTTTGGGAGGTGtgtaggtcatgagggtgaggccTTCACGagtgggattagtgtccttataagagagaatGCACAGAGATCCCTCGCCCTtacatgtgagaacacagtgagaaggtgcccactacaaaccaggaagcaggccctcaccagaatGCAGCCATGCATTCACCTTGATCtagaacttcccagcctccataactgtgagaaataatttttcttttaatatttatttattatttatttggctgagccgggtcttagttgcggcacacgggatcctcGTTGCCATGTGCGGGATCTTCAGTGTGGCGTGTGGGAgctgtagttgcagcatgtgggatcttaagttgtagcatgtgggctcttagttgaggcatgcaggatctagttccctgaccagggatcaaacccgggccccctgcattgggagtgtggagtcttaaccactggactaccagggaggtcccagtaaatttgtctttataagctacccagtctgtggtattttgttacagcaacccagGTGGACAAAGACACGTGGTCTGTGGTATGTGAAACAGTCACGGTCACAGTGCACATGATTTATCATGGGGAAGATGCGCAGAACGTGTTCCCGTCCCTCTTTTCCACACCATATTATTCCACCTCAGATTGCACTGGAACTTGTTATTACAGGCATCTTTGTCATTCGAGGACGTGGCTGTGGCTTTCACCTGGGAGGAGTGGCAGTTACTGGACCCATCTCAGAAGGACCTGTACAGGAATGTCATGTTGGAGAACTACTACAACCTAGTGTCAGTAGGTAAGGGCAGTGTATGGTCAGACCgcccaagatggctgttctcttgctgtCTGTCcatcccctgcttgaccagtgcctgcttcgCCTGAACCCTACTCACGTGACTGACCTTCCTGCATCCTTTGCTCCAGGACCCAGCTACTGATCGCTCTAGCTTTAGATCAGAGCATCTCTACTCTGATAGGCTATCACAGGGGTGGTGAGGAACCTGCccttctgctggtttccctggtaaccagtgagccaacctgatgtcaatttcccctataactggtaacacaccccccaccccccacccccagcgcaGACTGCCGCCATGTCCTGCCCACCATCTACCATACAtggtggggtgtcgctccaggaccttgcttcagacacataagctcccccatccattaaaccatggatgtctctgtcgctgattccaggctctttcttcagttttgaagctgggcaagtacggccttgtaggcctgcagggtgcagcccaacaggAAGCATCACAGTCgttgccttttctttctcattcagtGAAATCTGTAGGGTTCCTGGAATATTTCATGGTTTGGACTAAAGCATCATAGGTTCTAGAGTGTATTCTTTCCCTTTCCAAGTTAAAGGTTTTTACTTTACCAAAGTACGAAGGGTGTGGTCCCTGAAATAGAACTTTCTCCAGTTTTCATAGTTTCCCCAGGCTCAAATGCTCGGTGCCAAGCGTTCTGTGATTTCCCATTTACAGGATATCAGACTCCCAAACCAGATTCACTGTTCCAGTTGGAACAAGGAGAACCCCCATGGACGGTAGAGGGAGCAGGCCAGAGTCAAACCTATCCAGGTGAGTGAGTGACAACCAAGAAGATGGGGAGAAACGACATGGAAATTCCAGTTGGTCAGTGAAGGATTGATACTTCTGAAATGCTGTCTAGAGAACTTTCCTTACACCAGTTGGTGGCCCAGAAGCCTAACACCTTTCtgcatgttctttttttatttggccatgctgcgcagcatgtgggatcttagttccccgcccagggttcgaacccttgccccctgcagtggaagcgcggagtctcaaccactggaccgccagggaagtcctgcatgtTCTTTATTAGGGCTGTTCTTCTTTGCCTGCCACTGAAGGAtgatgtcttcctttttttcagttttctggatCTGACTGCAGTTTGTCTCATCCAGGACCTTGAGGTCTTAACCTGGTTCCATTCCTCCCAACATGCTCCCTCAtgccttctccttttctttgtctGCAGGGGCCTCACTTCCCGTTCTTCACCTTACCTGCTATGAGATACGTCTCACTACCTGTTCACATTGCTTTGCACTTAACGCTGCTCCCTACCTCTGCAATATCCCCTCCCCTTTTGAAAGGGCTGATTAATATCCTTCCGTGACAATCCACCTCAGCTTCATTCATCTGAAAACCATACACCCCTCGTCTCCCAGGGCACCTGTCTACTAGTTcaccctctgcttccccagctttcagattctgttgtttttttgttttttttaatcttctgttaAAAGTTTAATTCATTCTTAAGGCCTAAGCTTTCTGTTCTCTGCTGGAGAGTCCCACATTGACTCCTGCTAATATATGACCTGCACTCTAATCATCTGTGTGTTGCCAGGCACCAGGGCCTCTGCCCTGTGATGTTCTACTTCCTGTATGTGAAACCAGAACCCTCCTTTCTCCCAGATAATGTCTTCACCATCAGAGTGTGTATTCGTATATACGGAAGATTTAACCTTTCTGCACTCTGACAGGTATTCCCACCTCTCTTTCTATAGTCTGATCTGCCCTCTCATTCTATATTTTGCCTGCACCCAAGATATCCGTCCTGTGAGATCCTTTTTCCTTCACCTTCAAGAATGAGATCTTTTTTCCTCCTGGTGAATCTTTTTCCTCCATGTGCATTTTATTTAGGTTCTCCCGTACTGCTCTACACCCTGATGCCTGGTCACCTTTGAGTTGCCTTGAGTCTTTCCTATTTACTCTGCTCTATATTTCTGAAGGTCTCTACTGTtcctgttgaattttgttttcaaaaggcCTTTTGGAAATTCCACCCTCTCAGTTCCTCTGATGGCCATGATGATATAGACTTGCTTTGTTCCAATTCCTACATATATAggttgatttcagtttttcttttagcTCCTTTTGAGGTTCTGGTTGTATTCCTCTATGGATAGGGGGCATGAAAGCAGTGGGACTTGATGAGAAAACATGAAGAGTGAGAGTTGGTTGAGAAAACAAGAGgtccacatttattttttgaagttgaGAAGATAAGAACCCagccaaataaaaagaaaaacattgggCTGTGGTAGGAACAGGGTCAGAAGATGTCCTGGAAACAAGTGACAAAATTACTCCAAAGAGGAGGAAGTGATCTATTTTACTGAATGCCACAGATTATGTCAAATAACCCGAAGACTGGCATCTACGCATTTGATTATATTGCATTTTTACATCCAGATGCCGCCTTCTTTCACTCTGAGTTCTCTTTTTCTGTCCGTGAAGTTCAAGTGCACACTCGGAACTCCCTCTTTCCTGACTTCCTATCTGTTTTCGTATCTACACCGCACTAACTCAGTTCTGGTcgtatattttattgtattgttttaCTGGTTGGTATGAGGCTTTTTCCATATAGAGGAAAGGGTCTGTATCTTATTCTTCCTTACTTAGCGTAACCACAGAATAATTCACTGACAGTATCACTTGCATCCATTTATCACATCTTTCATGAAAGCAGGTTTGGtggtcccccaccccacccctgggtGCATGGCTTGCcggatcttaggtccccaaccaaggattgaacccgctccctgggcagtgaaagcgtggagtcctaaccactggaccaccagggaatccccaaaacaggtttggtttggttgcattttggttttaattttgtttttcatcaggGATGTGTGTGAACTATGTGGGAGCCTTTTCTAACTATAGGCTCTGTCTCTTGAGATTCGGCTTCTGGTTTGCTAGGTGTGGGGAGTGACCGGAGCCTATGAGGTATTTGAAAGGCTTGCCAGGCAATTCTGCTTTGATCCCTGTCATTGAAGAACCACCACTCTAATGTGCTCTGAGGGAGATGCAGGTGAAATAAAAGACAAGTGTAAAAATCTCTGTTGGAAAGGGTTGACGTAGGtgcataaaattctaaaatttttagcATTTGATTATGAGGTATAGACAAGGATTGATTTACAAAATCAGAGAAAACTGAGCTTTGATAAAGTGTTACTGAGAGGATAAAGTGTGCTTCTTTTtgaaagcataataaaataatttctgcaAGAAAGAGAGCtgggttttaagtaaaaatgttgaCAGAAGGCCTTGTGGGTCAGTAATAATGTAAAAAGAAGACTTTGGAGATGGAAATGAGGAAAGCAGTGTGGGAGATTCTTAATAGATTGGCCTGTAGGAGACTGTCTGCAAGGAAATGGCTGATTACTCTGGGTTTTATGTTAATAATTGGCTTAGAAAGTGTGATTTTGgttttgtcttgtcttttttgGCTAGTTCTAGAGAGTCTTTCTTGATAGCTGGGTGGTAACATTGTAACAATGAGAAAATATAGCTTGGAGTTCTAGGATGAATGGAAGGTAAGGATGATGAATGTTTTCTTCGTCCTGGATGGGAATGATTCTTCAGAATCTCTTCATTGGTGGGTGACAGAGATGATGTAGGAACAGAGATCAAGGAAGAATCTGGCATTAGTGGAAGGTAGAAAATTTGGAGAtgagtatattaaatatattataatggCAAATACAGGATATGATGGTCTATACCTGTGCTGTCCAGTGTGTtggccactggccacatgtgggctacttaaatttaacatttaattaaatttaaatttaattaacattcagtaaaattacaaatttatttcaGCAGTCAACTCTAGCCAcattcaagtgctcaacagccatacatggctagtggctaccatattggaaaaaacagatacagagtatttccatcactgcagaaattTTTATGGGGCAGCTCTGTATACAGTTACAATATGATTGAAGAAGGTGGTATTTCCACCAGTCAGTACATGGGATGTGGGTAGACGGCCCAaggacttatttttaaatttcagatggTTATATGTGTGTCTGCATATATTAGATCATGTGAGGTTGTATCATACCTAATAGAAAGTTGGAGTATTAACTACAATATTACTATTAAATAGGTGATTGGTGTCTTAGAAAAGTTTCATTTTGGTGTGTAGTCAGAATGAGAGGGGAACGATTTAGTAACAAGGCGATTATTGAATATTTTACCTCAGTACTCTTGGAATCAGACTCTGTAGATCCTATATTCTGATTTTCCAGTTGTAACCCTTTGTTACTAAAACCCATGTTGCTTATTTGTTTGATCAGCATAGATATGGTTTGATATCTCTGGATGGACTTTTCATGTTCTCTGCTTATTCCTCTCCCCAAACTCTAAAACTTGGAATGCTCTTGTCCTGCGCCCTCCCCTTTCTCTACTCGTTCTTCTTAAATGATCTCATCTAGTTTCATGCAGTccagatatttaaataatatttgtataCTCATGACTTAAAATTATTATCTTAAGTCTAAAACTTTCTCCACACTCATAGATCCAGCCAGGTACATCATATTTTCTCTTGAGTGTGTATTAGTCATCTCAAACCTCATGTGTACCTCAAAATGGAGCACTTGATTTCCCACAGATGCCAAACCTATGTCTTTATTCTTCCTCATCTTATTAAATGGCACCAGCTCCTAAACAGATGCTTCAGCCGCATCTTGAGGCCCTGTCCTTGATTCTTCCCTTTTCTACCTCCAGAGCTCATTGTGATGGTGAGTCTTAGCTTTCCTTCCTCTATACttatcttttcctcttccatCATGCATACtttgtttttgtacattttttcatcTCCTTGGTAGTCATCCATGCTGAGGCTACTATTATCTCTTGCTGGAACTCTACCGTAGCCTCCTGTGTGTTTTCTCAACAATTTCATTTCTCCAATTCATTCTCCCTATGAGTCACGTGACCTTTTGGAAATATCAATTCAAAACCTGTTGTACTTCTGTCAAAAATGTTTTGGTCGCTTCCTGCTATTGTTCTTAGCATAAAATCCAGTTTTTAACAGTTTACAAGATCTATACGCTCTCAATTCTACCAACCTTTCCAAACTTATCTATTTCTACTTCCCTCAAGCTCAGGATAGTCCAAGTATGCCAGCCTCCCTTATGTTTCTCTATCATGCCTAAGTTTTTTTTGCCTTTGGGTTTTTGCATTGCCTGTTTCCTCTTGGAATAGTCTTCA from Balaenoptera musculus isolate JJ_BM4_2016_0621 chromosome 19, mBalMus1.pri.v3, whole genome shotgun sequence includes:
- the LOC118885101 gene encoding zinc finger protein 649-like isoform X2 — protein: MIKVQASLSFEDVAVAFTWEEWQLLDPSQKDLYRNVMLENYYNLVSVGYQTPKPDSLFQLEQGEPPWTVEGAGQSQTYPGSPSAKILLLHGEKKIPHD